One part of the Bicyclus anynana chromosome 8, ilBicAnyn1.1, whole genome shotgun sequence genome encodes these proteins:
- the LOC112053153 gene encoding uncharacterized protein LOC112053153 produces the protein MPASIGVNLRVTGHCSQGGRKYMEDLFSVAYQQTEDERDLEYAFFGIYDGHGGGEAAAFAKEHLMDSIVKQRQFWSDNDEDVLKAIRNGYMLTHLNMWKEVENWPKTVTGLPSTAGTTASVAFIRRGKIYIGHVGDSAIVLGYQKDDSEEWAAKPLTSDHKPESTAEIERIQRCGGKVISKAGVPRVVWNRPRPGHKGPIKKTTPMDEIPFLAVARSLGDLWSYNPQNDEFIVSPDPDVGVLTIDPTKFRCLIFGTDGLWNMMSPEGAVALVQATEKHNEAALVGGGTQPRDWLNPSKSLVDHALERWSNTRMRADNTSVVTLMLDPPGPPRATVLRSRTAHKPPAPVPAAAPASAPSPAAAPAPPDEPEDDSARQVPQNGLTIMTRYSDAENRPPAPPPPPAPPAPPPAADAERAPLPPCASLDGRFSAPDAADADAICNYGNPAESFFMARLLNRSRVVNTLGAVHDEILHGAAPAPAPPERAPPPPPATELPAPAPSPPPAPPADGGIQINEVSSSSPADAPPRRPRRFRAPPASHDRVLRSHHEPERPRTRLTATRARSAPPPPAAAPAPATEPAPAAAPLERVVVLARRAAPEPAPDGPRRATRSQAVRDSRGAGNCPRAPGPVRRAPAARAEAKENLGVARRRARAGAGRASPPPRRAGSEPEVHSTTGERALRSRNEPAAPEPRAGKRARAADAPPAAKLARLGKRASGPWAPAPALRSRLRRRLAK, from the exons ATGCCTGCATCAATTGGCGTTAATTTACGTGTCACTGGCCACTGCAGCCAAGGCGGTAGAAAGTATATGGAAGATTTGTTTTCCGTTGCGTATCAACAAACTGAAGATGAGCGGGATTTGGAGTATGCCTTTTTTGGAATATACGACGGCCACGGCGGGGGCGAGGCCGCCGCTTTCGCGAAGGAGCATCTCATGGACTCTATAGTGAAGCAGCGTCAGTTCTGGTCGGACAATGATGAGGATGTTTTAAAAGCAATTCGAAATGGTTACATGTTGACCCACTTGAACATGTGGAAAGAAGTAG AGAATTGGCCAAAAACTGTGACAGGTTTGCCGAGCACGGCTGGAACTACAGCCAGTGTTGCATTTATACGGAGAGGCAAAATATACATTGGCCATGTTGGGGATTCTGCTATTGTGCTGGGTTACCAAAAGGATG attcaGAAGAATGGGCCGCAAAACCTTTGACTTCGGACCATAAGCCCGAGTCAACAGCAGAGATTGAACGCATACAGCGATGCGGCGGCAAGGTCATATCCAAGGCTGGGGTGCCCCGTGTTGTGTGGAACAGACCCCGTCCGGGTCACAAAGGACCCATCAAAAAGACGACCCCCATGGATGAGATACCCTTTCTGGCAGTGGCTCGGTCACTAGGTGACCTGTGGAGCTACAACCCGCAGAATGATGAATTTATTGTCAGCCCTGACCCTGATGTTGGGGTGCTGACTATTGACCCTACCAAGTTTAG GTGCCTTATTTTCGGCACGGACGGCTTGTGGAACATGATGTCTCCGGAGGGAGCCGTGGCCCTGGTGCAGGCCACGGAGAAGCACAACGAGGCGGCGCTGGTGGGCGGCGGCACGCAGCCGCGCGACTGGCTCAACCCCTCCAAGAGCTTGGTGGACCACGCGCTCGAGAG ATGGTCGAACACGCGCATGCGCGCCGACAACACGTCCGTGGTGACGCTCATGCTGGACCCGCCCGGTCCGCCGCGCGCCACCGTGCTGCGCTCCCGCACCGCGCACAAGCCGCCCGCGCCCgtgcccgccgccgcgcccgcttCCGCGCcctcgcccgccgccgcgcccgcgccgcccgacgAGCCCGAGGACGACTCCGCCCGCCAGGTGCCGCAGAACGGCCTCACCATCATGACGCGCTACTCGGACGCGGAGAACcggccgcccgcgccgccgccgccccccgcgccccccgcgccgccgcccgccgccgacgCGGAGCGCGCGCCGCTGCCGCCCTGCGCCTCGCTCGACGGCCGCTTCTCCGCGCCCGACGCCGCCGACGCCGACGCCATCTGCAACTACGGCAACCCCGCCGAGTCCTTCTTCATGGCGCGCCTGCTCAACCGCTCGCGCGTCGTCAACACGCTCGGCGCCGTGCACGACGAGATCCTGCacggcgccgcgcccgcgcccgcgccgcccgagcgcgcgcccccgcccccgcccgCCACCGAGctgcccgcgcccgcgccctccccgccgcccgcgccgcccgccgacgGCGGCATCCAGATCAACGAGGTGTCCTCCAGCTCGCCCGCCgacgcgccgccgcgccgcccgcgccgtttccgcgcgccgcccgcctcgCACGACCGCGTGCTGCGCTCGCACCACGAGCCCGAGCGCCCGCGCACGCGCCTCACCGCCACGCGCGCGCGCtcggcgccgccgccgcccgccgccgcgcccgcgcccgccaccgagcccgcgcccgccgccgcgccgctcgAGCGCGTGGTGGTGCtggcgcgccgcgccgcgcccgaGCCCGCGCCCGACGGGCCGCGCCGCGCCACGCGCTCGCAGGCGGTGCGCGACAGTCGCGGCGCGGGAAACTGCCCCCGCGCCCCGGGGCCGGTGCGGCGGGCCCCGGCGGCGCGGGCGGAGGCCAAGGAGAACCTCGGCGTCGctcgccgccgcgcgcgcgcggGCGCCGGGCGCGcgtcgccgccgccgcgccgcgccggtAGCGAGCCCGAGGTGCACTCGACGACGGGCGAGCGCGCGCTGCGGTCGCGCAACGAGCCGGCGGCGCCCGAGCCGCGCGCCGGcaagcgcgcgcgcgccgccgacGCGCCGCCGGCCGCCAAGCTGGCGCGGCTGGGCAAGCGCGCGTCGGGCCCGTGGGCGCCGGCGCCGGCGCTGCGCAGCCGCCTGCGCCGCCGACTCGCCAAGTAG